A DNA window from Patescibacteria group bacterium contains the following coding sequences:
- a CDS encoding IS630 family transposase has translation MITFSKELLKKLRASSLIAFKLKNIQAYRLATALICYGEGRGINEIAILFGISVKTVVNWLIKFMSGGINWVMGKHYHGRGRKEKLTKAQQKQLHDMVAEGPEAHGFTSGIWNCAMIAELILLKFSVCYNLNYLPSLLKKLGLSYQKAHFISDRQDEEKYEQARKVWLEETLPALIKKAKEENAVVLFGDEVSFAMWGSLARTWAPIGQQPTVKTRGIRKGLKMFGTIELGDGSFQYRQLLAYSLQPKSLKLLKEAKLPTELLALLKTLKGELYATEFDFLTALRALVDEKSMATYQGVILKHAETAGKFNGLSYIEFLEQLLAFYEGKIFLVEDGAPYHHSKIVTEFKNLHADRLTITPLPAYSPDYNPIEKLWKNTKRDATHLKYFKTFEDLHDSVVKAFKSYMQDASKIICVMQKMREDFSIAC, from the coding sequence ATGATAACCTTTTCCAAAGAACTATTGAAAAAACTACGAGCAAGTTCGTTAATTGCGTTCAAATTAAAAAATATTCAAGCATACCGATTAGCAACAGCACTGATTTGTTATGGCGAAGGGCGAGGAATAAACGAGATTGCCATACTGTTTGGAATAAGCGTCAAAACTGTCGTCAATTGGCTAATAAAATTCATGTCCGGAGGAATAAACTGGGTAATGGGTAAGCATTACCATGGCCGTGGACGCAAAGAAAAACTGACTAAAGCGCAGCAAAAACAATTGCATGACATGGTAGCTGAAGGCCCTGAAGCACACGGATTTACGAGCGGAATATGGAACTGCGCCATGATTGCAGAGCTTATTTTGCTCAAATTTTCAGTTTGTTACAACCTGAACTACTTGCCAAGCTTATTGAAAAAACTGGGATTAAGTTACCAAAAAGCCCATTTCATCAGTGACCGCCAGGATGAGGAAAAGTATGAACAGGCTAGAAAAGTCTGGCTGGAGGAGACCTTACCCGCACTGATCAAAAAAGCCAAAGAAGAAAATGCCGTGGTGTTGTTTGGCGATGAGGTCTCCTTTGCGATGTGGGGTTCATTGGCGCGTACCTGGGCTCCGATAGGACAACAGCCCACGGTAAAAACCAGAGGGATACGCAAGGGACTGAAAATGTTTGGCACGATTGAGCTTGGCGACGGAAGCTTTCAATATCGGCAATTACTGGCCTATTCTCTGCAGCCAAAATCGCTGAAGTTACTGAAAGAGGCGAAATTACCCACCGAACTACTGGCTCTGCTTAAGACTTTAAAGGGCGAGCTGTATGCAACAGAGTTTGATTTTTTAACCGCGCTAAGAGCCCTTGTTGATGAAAAATCAATGGCGACTTATCAAGGGGTTATATTAAAGCATGCCGAAACAGCGGGGAAATTTAATGGACTCAGTTATATTGAGTTTTTAGAACAACTGCTGGCATTTTATGAGGGTAAAATTTTTCTGGTTGAAGACGGTGCGCCTTATCATCATAGTAAAATCGTCACTGAATTTAAGAACCTGCACGCGGATCGTCTTACGATTACGCCACTTCCTGCCTATTCTCCCGATTATAATCCCATTGAGAAGCTTTGGAAAAATACTAAACGGGACGCAACGCACTTGAAGTATTTTAAAACGTTTGAAGACCTTCATGATTCAGTCGTAAAAGCGTTCAAATCTTATATGCAGGATGCGAGTAAAATCATCTGCGTTATGCAGAAAATGCGTGAGGATTTTTCCATAGCCTGCTGA
- a CDS encoding Ig-like domain-containing protein, which produces MSHRSPLFAIVAAALFGLCFATPASALPNVTGQWTKVARLSYFPVHTNLLPNGKVMTWEGDIGTRAADGTRSWDPADPFNLDPANVSLVAHESILSKPDINMFCIGHTFLADGSLFVAGGHISNGVGLSRAAKYNYVTNTWTSLPDMNAGRWYPTTTALANGDVLTISGSIDTTVGVNTLPQVMQVKTGTWRDLTGAQLELDLYPRMFQAPNGKVFYAGMASNTRYLDTSGPGAWKFVATRLGAYQDFGSAVMYAPGKILVVGGGQPPVNKAEVIDLNQAFPSWRAVGAMQYARRQLNATLLPDGKVLVTGGTASTGFNDPTGHVDAAELWDPATEKWTTLASSTGIPRVYHSSALLLPDGRVFSTGGNGYPDVELYSPPYLFKGARPAIASAPASIIYGQPFSVGTPDAAAVTKVTLLKIGSVTHAFNQGQVINNLQFTKTTGGLSVLAPPSGNVAPPGYYMLFILNGNGVPSVARFVKISAGPNPTVSISAPANGATVAGAAVAVTASASDNVGVSGVQFKLDGNNLGAEDTAAPYGITWNSTTATDGAHTLTAVARNAAGLKTTSAGVAIKVNNTTKLPDVIVTSLSYANGIFTSTVMNQGTAATPAGVYVGVAYSVDGALKTWGSVMGPLAAGASVTIGTNGVSYVIPSGIHTVTVWADDVNRFAELNETNNQLSKQVSGDTQSPTVSITAPTNNATVAGAAVTLSANAADNVGVAGVQFLISGDYDPPEDTTAPYAIAWDSTAVVDGIHTIKAVARDAAGNTTTSTGVNVTVNNTTKLPDVIVTALYYAHGIFQCRVKNQGTAATPAGVYVGVRYSVDGIPKTWGSVMGPLAAGTSVTINTNGGAYAIPTGAHTVKAWVDDVNRFAELNETNNQLTQSITVP; this is translated from the coding sequence ATGTCGCACCGAAGTCCGCTCTTCGCTATCGTCGCCGCCGCCCTGTTCGGGTTGTGCTTCGCTACCCCGGCGAGTGCCTTACCCAATGTTACCGGGCAGTGGACGAAAGTTGCGCGGCTGTCCTATTTTCCGGTCCACACCAACCTGCTGCCCAACGGCAAGGTCATGACCTGGGAGGGCGACATCGGGACACGCGCCGCTGATGGTACTCGATCCTGGGATCCTGCGGATCCCTTCAATCTGGACCCCGCCAACGTCTCTCTTGTTGCCCACGAGTCGATTCTCAGCAAGCCGGACATCAACATGTTCTGCATAGGGCATACGTTCCTGGCCGATGGCTCCCTCTTCGTAGCCGGCGGCCATATCTCTAATGGCGTGGGTCTGTCACGGGCCGCCAAGTATAATTATGTAACCAACACGTGGACCAGCTTGCCTGATATGAACGCGGGCCGCTGGTACCCGACCACTACCGCTTTGGCCAACGGCGACGTGTTGACGATTTCCGGCTCCATCGACACCACAGTCGGGGTCAACACGCTGCCGCAAGTGATGCAGGTAAAGACCGGAACCTGGCGGGATTTGACCGGTGCCCAGCTCGAGCTGGACCTTTATCCCCGAATGTTCCAGGCGCCGAACGGCAAGGTCTTCTATGCCGGGATGGCGTCGAATACCCGCTATCTGGACACGTCGGGGCCTGGTGCCTGGAAATTTGTCGCGACGCGGCTTGGCGCATACCAGGATTTCGGGTCGGCGGTAATGTACGCACCCGGCAAAATCCTGGTGGTGGGCGGCGGCCAACCGCCGGTGAATAAAGCTGAGGTCATCGACCTCAACCAGGCATTCCCGAGCTGGCGCGCCGTCGGCGCCATGCAATATGCCCGGCGCCAGCTCAATGCAACGCTGTTGCCCGATGGTAAGGTACTGGTTACCGGCGGCACCGCCTCGACCGGCTTCAATGACCCCACCGGCCACGTGGATGCGGCCGAGCTGTGGGATCCGGCCACCGAAAAATGGACGACGCTCGCCAGCAGCACGGGCATCCCCCGCGTGTATCATTCTTCAGCGCTGCTTCTGCCTGACGGCCGGGTTTTCAGCACGGGCGGCAACGGGTACCCGGATGTCGAGCTATATTCACCGCCGTATCTGTTCAAGGGAGCCAGGCCGGCCATCGCGTCGGCGCCGGCCAGCATCATCTATGGGCAGCCTTTTAGCGTTGGAACACCGGACGCCGCTGCGGTCACCAAGGTCACCCTGCTGAAAATTGGCTCGGTGACCCACGCCTTCAATCAGGGCCAGGTCATCAACAATCTGCAGTTTACGAAGACCACAGGAGGCCTCAGTGTCCTGGCTCCTCCAAGCGGCAATGTTGCGCCCCCCGGCTACTACATGCTCTTCATTCTAAACGGAAACGGCGTCCCGTCTGTGGCCAGGTTCGTCAAGATCAGCGCGGGTCCCAATCCTACGGTCTCTATCAGCGCCCCCGCCAATGGCGCTACTGTTGCAGGCGCTGCTGTTGCAGTCACTGCCAGTGCGTCTGACAATGTCGGCGTCTCGGGCGTGCAGTTCAAGCTCGACGGCAACAATCTCGGTGCCGAAGATACCGCTGCTCCCTACGGTATCACCTGGAACAGCACAACCGCCACCGATGGCGCGCACACGCTCACCGCCGTTGCGCGAAATGCAGCCGGGCTTAAGACGACAAGCGCTGGCGTGGCTATAAAAGTTAACAATACCACGAAACTCCCCGACGTCATTGTCACCTCGCTCTCTTATGCCAACGGCATCTTCACGAGTACGGTGATGAACCAGGGTACCGCTGCAACCCCTGCAGGTGTATATGTCGGCGTAGCATATTCGGTGGATGGCGCCCTAAAAACCTGGGGCTCCGTAATGGGGCCCCTGGCTGCAGGTGCCTCCGTCACTATTGGCACCAACGGTGTATCCTACGTCATTCCGTCCGGCATCCACACGGTTACGGTTTGGGCCGATGATGTCAACCGCTTTGCGGAGTTGAACGAAACCAATAACCAGCTTTCCAAGCAGGTTTCCGGTGACACCCAATCCCCCACCGTTTCTATAACCGCTCCCACAAACAACGCTACTGTTGCCGGCGCTGCTGTCACACTCTCTGCCAACGCAGCTGACAATGTCGGCGTCGCCGGGGTGCAGTTCCTGATCAGCGGCGATTATGACCCTCCGGAAGATACAACAGCGCCCTACGCTATCGCTTGGGACAGCACGGCTGTGGTCGATGGCATCCATACCATCAAAGCCGTAGCGCGAGACGCTGCGGGGAACACGACGACAAGTACTGGCGTGAATGTAACGGTCAACAATACCACGAAACTCCCCGACGTCATTGTCACCGCGCTCTATTATGCACACGGCATCTTCCAGTGCAGGGTGAAGAACCAGGGTACTGCAGCGACTCCCGCCGGCGTATACGTCGGCGTAAGGTATTCGGTGGATGGTATCCCTAAAACCTGGGGCTCCGTAATGGGGCCCCTGGCTGCAGGTACATCCGTCACTATTAACACCAACGGTGGAGCCTACGCCATTCCGACCGGCGCCCACACGGTTAAAGCTTGGGTCGATGATGTCAACCGCTTTGCGGAGTTGAACGAAACTAACAACCAGCTTACCCAGTCAATTACCGTTCCATGA
- a CDS encoding ISAs1 family transposase has translation MVNREADYHFTVKNNQPTLREDIALFFENRQEPDFIDSTPPDHGRIETRKIWTTTALNQYLDFPHVGQAFMIERESINKKTGERSHEVVYGLTSCTSQKADAEKVLKTNREHWGIENSCHYVIDWNYNEDRCRISTGHGPANITRLRRFAVGLIKSKGADCVAQKIRDLVRNTRLVFDYLKMTKNSCAVGCSG, from the coding sequence GTGGTCAATCGCGAGGCCGATTATCACTTCACCGTCAAAAATAACCAGCCCACGTTACGCGAGGATATTGCCCTGTTCTTCGAGAACCGGCAAGAACCGGATTTTATCGACTCTACCCCGCCCGATCACGGCCGTATCGAAACCCGCAAAATCTGGACAACCACTGCGCTCAACCAGTACCTGGATTTTCCCCATGTCGGCCAAGCCTTCATGATCGAGCGGGAAAGCATCAACAAAAAAACAGGTGAACGTAGCCACGAAGTCGTTTACGGGCTGACCAGTTGCACGTCCCAAAAGGCTGATGCCGAGAAAGTCCTGAAGACCAACCGCGAACATTGGGGCATCGAAAACAGTTGCCACTACGTGATTGATTGGAACTACAACGAAGACCGCTGCCGTATCAGTACCGGCCATGGCCCCGCCAACATCACCCGGCTACGCCGCTTCGCTGTGGGCCTAATCAAATCCAAAGGGGCTGACTGCGTGGCGCAAAAAATACGCGATCTGGTTCGAAACACGCGACTGGTTTTTGATTACCTTAAGATGACGAAAAACTCTTGCGCTGTTGGTTGCTCAGGATGA